Proteins co-encoded in one Maylandia zebra isolate NMK-2024a linkage group LG16, Mzebra_GT3a, whole genome shotgun sequence genomic window:
- the gdf3 gene encoding protein DVR-1 — translation MAPVLLLAVCFLGACALSPVEDTNRQEQLLLRSLGLSERPRPAGSLQPRRHVPSALWGMFRRAEKLQALESQPCTVSEYGVRGNIVRYVQDQGRMVSGWSSSCQACLEKHLFFNMSILQPVEMLSLAQLEIKLHWKPLSPVQLLQGSQAISASLYKVIRSTLKGTNPKANRRLLLSQSVQLQPESTSITMDLTAVAESWRKPGSNYGLNLELLPLGPDPEEFFPFYPGNSLPLEKDFTFPLVQASLVAVSLNPNRCRSRQRRSAIHIPVTPSNVCKARRLYISFKDVGWQDWVIAPQGFMANYCHGECPFPLSESLNGTNHAILQTLVHSLDPENTPQPCCVPIRLSSISMLYYDNNDNVVLQHYQDMVVDECGCR, via the exons ATGGCTCCTGTGTTGCTGCTGGCGGTGTGTTTTCTCGGCGCGTGTGCCCTTTCACCCGTGGAGGACACAAACAGGCAGGAGCAGCTCCTCCTGAGGTCCCTAGGGCTCTCCGAGAGGCCGAGGCCTGCAGGGAGCCTCCAGCCCCGACGCCATGTCCCCTCCGCTCTCTGGGGGATGTTCCGGAGGGCCGAGAAGCTCCAGGCTCTGGAGAGCCAGCCCTGCACGGTGTCCGAGTATGGAGTCCGCGGCAACATCGTCAGATACGTCCAAGACCAAG GCAGGATGGTGtctggctggagcagcagctgTCAGGCTTGCCTGGAGAAGCATCTTTTCTTCAACATGTCCATCCTGCAGCCTGTGGAGATGCTATCTCTGGCTCAGCTGGAAATCAAGCTCCACTGGAAGCCCCTCAGTCCCGTGCAGCTGCTGCAAGGGTCCCAGGCCATTAGTGCCTCTCTTTATAAAGTGATCCGATCGACTTTGAAGGGAACTAATCCTAAGGCGAACCGCAGACTCCTGCTGTCCCAGTCGGTCCAGCTGCAGCCCGAGTCCACCTCCATCACCATGGATCTCACAGCGGTGGCAGAGAGCTGGCGCAAACCGGGGTCTAACTACGGCTTAAATTTAGAGTTGCTCCCTCTCGGACCAGACCCGGAAGAGTTCTTTCCGTTTTACCCCGGTAACTCCCTGCCGCTGGAAAAAGACTTCACCTTCCCGTTGGTTCAGGCCTCACTAGTGGCTGTGTCCCTCAACCCAAATCGGTGTCGGTCCAGACAGAGGAGAAGCGCCATCCACATCCCCGTGACACCCAGCAATGTGTGTAAAGCTCGCCGCCTCTACATCAGTTTTAAAGATGTCGGCTGGCAGGACTGGGTCATCGCCCCGCAGGGCTTCATGGCCAACTACTGCCACGGGGAGTGTCCGTTCCCGCTCAGTGAGAGCCTGAACGGCACCAACCATGCCATCCTGCAGACCCTGGTGCATTCCTTGGATCCAGAGAACACGCCACAGCCCTGCTGCGTCCCCATCCGTCTCTCCTCGATCTCCATGCTCTACTACGACAACAATGACAATGTGGTGCTTCAGCATTACCAGGACATGGTGGTGGATGAATGCGGGTGTCGCTGA